The genomic window ATGAGGTCCGGGTCCCGCCGTAGGATTTCGAGCTGTTCGGGATTTCGCAAGAGGTGAAAGAGGCCGTTGCCGATGAGGTTGGTGGTCGTCTCGTTGCCGGCGATGAGCAGGAGCTCGGTGGTCGCGAACACCTCCTCCGCCGAGAGCTTGTCCCCCTCCTGCTCGGCCGCGACCAGGGCGCTGATCAGGTCCTCCCGCGGCTCCCTTCGCCGCTCCTCGACCACGCCGGACAGATACTGGCGCAATTCGCGCGCCGCGAAGGTCGCGCGCCTCTGAGCGCTGTAGTCCTCGTTGAAGCCGAGCGTGTTGGCGATGGCGTCTGACCACTCCTTGAACTGCTCGCGGTCCCCGGCCGGGATTCCGAGCATTTCGGCGATGACGATGACCGGCAGGGGATAGGCGAGGTCGCGGATCACCTCGATCTCTCCGCGTTCCGCCGCCATATCCAGCAGCTCATCCACGATCTGTTCCACGCGGGGCCGCAGCGCCTCGACAGCCCGCGGCGTGAAGGCGCGGCTTACGAGAGAGCGCAGACGCGTGTGGTCCGGCGGGTCCAGGCGCAGCATGGAGGGCGGCCGTTCGTACTCCTCCTGCGTCATTGCGCCGGCGGCCAGCGCCTTGCGCCTCTGCTCCCAGAAGCCCTGGAGCTTTCGGTCGTCGGCTGAGAACCTCTGGTCCTTGAGAATGGCGCTTACGTCCTCGAATCGGGTGAGGATCACACCAGGGAAGAGGCGGCTGCGGTGGATCGGGTCCTTCTCCCGGAGCTTGCGGTACAGCGGATAAGGGTCGGTCAGGTAACGCTTTTCAAAGGGGTTGAAAGCGGCGCCGTCCTGCAGCAGTTCCCGGGCGAGGAGGACCCTTACGGCGACGGACTGGACGGCCTTGCTCAGGACACTGGGCGCCATGATCCCTCCCTCGGCGACTGCAAGCGGGCCAGATTTGCTTCTACGCTGGCAGGTGGCGGATGTCAACTGCATCCCGCGCTTGTGCTAACATCGCGCCGTCAAGCGAATAGCGAAGGTGACGGGAGCCCGCGGGGGCTGAGAGGGCGCCATCGAGGCGTCGACCGTTTGGACCGGCCAGGTAATTCTGGCGCGGAACACCGACGATGACATGACCGCGGGACTCGGGACCGCGGTCATTTTGCGGCGCCACCTTCGCCCAGGCAGAGGGGGCGGCAGCATGGCGACCGAAGCGGCGGGCATCGAGATCATCGAGACCGAGGAGTGGGGCATCCGGCCGGTGCCGGAGAGCCACCGCCGCCTGCGCGGCATCGACTTCGCCATCCTCTGGGGCGACCTCGCCGTCAGCCTCCTGATCATCGCCGCTGGCAGCCTGCTCGTGCCGAGCCTTAGCACGCGCGACGCCCTGCTGGTGATCGTGATCGGGAATGTCGTTGGCGCCGCTCTGCTCGCGACGGCAGGGGTCATCGGCAGCAAGACGGGCGTGCCGACCATGGTGAGCCTCCGCGCCGTCCTTGGCATCCGCGGCTCCTACCTCGGCTCCGGATTGAACATCCTTCAGCTCGTCGGCTGGGCCGCCCTCGAGATCATCATCATGGCCAATCTGGCGAGCGGGCTCAGCGACCATTTTCTCGGCTTCCGCGGCTACTACTTCTGGCTCGCGGCGTTCGCCCTGCTCGGTACCGCCATGGCCCTGGGCGGGCCGGTAACGGTGGTGCGGCAGTGGATGCAGAAGTTCGGCGTCTGGGTTGTGCTTGCCGCATCCGTATGGCTTACGCTGCGGCTGTTCGACGCCTATGACTTCGACGCTATCTGGGACCGCGGCGGCGAAGGCGGGCTGCAGAACTTCTTCCACGGCCTCGACCTGGTGATCAGCCTGCCGGTCTCATGGCTGCCGCTCGTCGGCGACTACAGCCGTTTTGCCCGCAGGGCGGCGCCAGCAGCGGTCGGGACTTACGTGGGCTACGGGCTGGCAAACATCTGGTTCTTTGCCCTGGGCGCCCTGTACGTCTCTGCCCTCAACACCGACTACGTCGGCTTCTTCAACGGCGATGCCTTCGTCGACATGCTGGTGCCCCTGACGCTCGGCTGGCTGGCGCTGATTGCCTTGCTCGCGGGAGAGAGCGACGAGGTCTTTGCCAACATCTATTCGACGGCCGTGTCGCTGCGCAATGTCCTGCCCTGGGCCGGGCACGCGGCCCTCACGATTGCCGTCGGCGGGGTCGCGTTCGCGCTGGGCGTCATCCTGGACGCGCTCGCCTACGAGCCTTTCCTGCTGCTTATCGGCGGCGTCTTCGTGCCGCTGTTTGGCATCTTCCTGGCGGACTTTTTCGTACTGAGGTCCCAGCGTTACGACGTAGAGCAGCTTTACGGCAGCGGAGGCCCTTACTGGTACAGCGGCGGGTTCAACGTTACCGCGGTGGCGGTGTGGCTGGCCGGCTTCATCCTCTACACGCTGGCCGCGCAACCTTCCTGGCTGACGACGCACGACGAGTTCGACTTCGTCTCATGGGCGCCAGATACGATCCCGTTCATCGACGACATCGGCGGGACCGCGCCGGCCTTCGTGTTTAGCTTCCTGGCCTATCTCCTGGTGTCGCGTCTCCTGGTACGCGCGCCGAGCGCGGCGCAGTCTACAGCCGGGGCCTGACGCCTCACCGGGGCTTCGCCCTGAAAAGCGCCCTCAGCCAACCCTCGTCCGGCTTCTCGGAGATGCCGATGCGGGTTATGAAGCGCTCGATCATCTGGTTGAACTCCGCCTCGAGCTCCTCTATCTCGCGCGCCCGTTTGTCGGCCGACTCCCGCACGGCGGCTGCTTCCGCGATTATCGCCTCGGCCTGGCGGCGGGCGTCCTCGATGCGGCGCTCGGCTTCGAGCTGCGCGCGTTCGCGCACCTGCTGCGCCTCCACCTCGGCCGAGGTGAGGATCGACTGGATCTGGGCTTCGGCCGACAGACGCAAGGCCCGCAGCGACTCCATGAGCAGCGACATTTCGCGCTCACGGGTTGCGCGGGCGTCCTCGAGGGCCTCCAGGCGGATCTTGGCCGCTTCCTCCAGGGCCTTTTCGAGCGCTTCGCGCGCACGGCGATAGGCAAGCTCGGCCAGCGTGCCCTGCGATTGGAGGGCGTCCAGATTGCGCAGGCGCTCGAGGAGCTCCGAGCGGGTGGTAGGCGCCGGCTCTTCTTGCATACGTCTCTACATAAATGGATCGCAGGCGGGGCCTAATCATAACAGTCCTGGCGGCCCAAGGAGGGTGTGAGGCCCTGGATGGCCCTGCACCGCCTCTCTGAGGGAACCGGCCGTGGTGGGGCATCGATTCCATGCCCGGGCGCGGGCCGATGCTAGAATGAGATGCCGCAGATGCAACATACGCCTAGAGGGCATTCGGGGTCGGGGCCTGGCGAGAGCTACGACGGGGCGCCGGAGGGCGAGCGTCGCGGCTTTTCGCCCTTCAACTTCCTGTTCGGCTTCGGCGTCGGCACCTTCGTCGGCGTTGGCCTTGCGCTCCTTGCCTTCGCGATGGTCGACGAGGAGCCTCCGCCTCGCGCCACCGTCAGGCAACCGGACGCGCCCGTGCTCGCGACCAGCACGGCCGCGCCGGCCGTGGAGTCGCGCCCGAGGGCGAAGACCGCCCTCGACGTCCGCCTTGGGCCGGGGAACGGCTTCGCCGTTGTCGGCGTGCTGGCAAAGGGCGATAGCGTCGAGGTCACGGGAAGAGACGACGCCGGCGAGTGGCTCGCGATCAGGTTCCCGCCCGGTTCGTCCGGGCGGGGCTGGATACCGGTGACGTCGGTCGACGAACCGCCGGACGTGACGCGGCTCGCGGTGCTCCTGCCGACGCCCCTGCCGCGCACGATCTCGACTTTCCCACCCGGCGCCTTCAACGACGGCGAGCGCCAGGGAACCGGCGCCAGCATCGTGCCCACCCGTACGCCCGACCCCAACGCGACTCCGGAACTGCGCCCCGGGCCTGCCGACCTCGTCGTCACAGCCGTGCGACTGCTGCCGGACCGGAGGATCTCGGTCACGGTCGCTAACCGCGGTCCCAATGACCTGGTTGGCTTCACGATCTTCGTGGTCGTGCGAGACCTCGGCGCCCGCAGCGAGCAGCTTAGCCTCGCCATCCCCTTCCTGCGCGTCGGCGCGACCGCGACGCTGCAGACAACCTCGCTGCATGTCACAGGGGAAGAAGTCTATCAGGCGATCGTCGACCCATTTGGTTCCGCGCCAGACGTGGACCGTACCAACAACTCCTTCCAGGTCACGCTGGTGGCGCCTACTCCCACTCCCACGGTCACGCCAACGCCGAACCCGCTGGACTGAAACGCGAGCGCTATGACCGCGGGGGCGGACTTCTACTGGCAATGCCTATCCGTGCAGGTATAATTGCGATGCCTGCGGACGACGGAGTCCAGTGCATGGATTACCAGTCGCGTGCGCTGGACCTAGGAGGTAGTGAGGGAACGTGGCAGGAAAACCAAAGACGCTAGGCGAGCTCAAGGCTTCCGGATACCGGGTCCTGAGCGTGAAAGAAGAGATGCGCAAGAACCTCATCGCGAAGATGAGGGCGGGCGTAGAGCTGTTCCCGGGGATTGTCGGCTTCGAGGAATCGGTCATTCCCCAGCTTCAGAACGCGATCCTTTCAGGGCAGGACATCATCCTTCTCGGCGAGCGGGGGCAGGCGAAGTCGCGGCTGACCCGGGCGCTGGTAGCCCTCCTTGACGAGGAGACCCCGATCGTCGAGGGCAGCGAGATCAACGACAACCCCTTCGAGCCCGTCTCGAAGTACGCGCGCGACATCGTCAACGAAAAGGGTGACGACACCCCGATCGAATGGATCGGCCGCGACCGGCGTTATGGTGAGAAGCTTGCCACGCCCGACATTACAATCGCCGACCTCATCGGCGAGGTGGACCCAATCAAGGTCGCCGAGGGCCGCTATCTGGCCGACGAGTTGACGATCCACTACGGCCTCATCCCCCGGACGAACCGCGGCATCTTCTGCATCAACGAGCTCCCGGACCTGGCGGAGCGCATCCAGGTAGGCCTCTTCAACATCATGGAGGAGCGCGACGTCCAGATCCGCGGCTACCAGATCCGCTTGCCCCTGGACGTCTTCATCGTCTCCACGGCGAACCCGGAAGACTACACCAACCGCGGCCGCATCATCACGCCCCTGAAAGACCGCTACGGGGCCCAGATCCGCACCCACTACCCGCGCCAGGTCGAGCACGAGATCGGCATCATGGAGCAGGAGCGGATGCGCTTCGACGACGAGGAGTACCGCGTCTTCGTGCCGCAGTACATGAAGGAAATCGTCGCCGAGATCAGCCGCCTCGCGCGCCGCAGCCCGGACGTCAACCAGCGCTCCGGTGTTTCCGTGCGCGCCTCCATCGCCAACTACGAAAGCCTGCTTGCCAACGCGATGCGACGGGCGATCCACACGAGCGAGAATGAAGTCGTGCCCCGGGTCAGCGACCTGCCCTTCGTAATCCCGGCGATCCAGGGCAAGGTTGAATTCGAGACCGTCGAAGAGGGCAAGGAAGAGCAGATCATCGAGAAGCTCATCCAGGGGGCGATCATTGCCGTCTTCAACCGCTTCTTCAGCGTCTCGGAGTTCGACGACGTAATCACGCGCTTCAAGTCCGGCATCTCTGTCGAGGTCGGCGACATGATGCCCTCGGACAACTACACTCGCATCCTCAAGCAGGTCGAGGGGCTCGAGAAGCAGATGGCGAAGGTGGAGGCTAAGACGCCTCCGCAGGTCGCCTCCGCCATCGAGTTCATTCTCGAGGGCCTGCACCTCAACAAGCGCCTGAACAAGGACAAGGTTGGGGCCAGGGTCCAGTACAGGGGCTGACTCCGCCAGGTCCCGAGGTAATCCCATGGTCATCAGATACCGCTACTCAGAGTGGGACGGTACTCAAGAGATACCGCCGCTCGACCCTGACGACATTCTCAATGCCCTCACGGACGACCTGATGAACTTCGGGGACCTGCAGCACGCGCTGCGGAACCTGCTGCAGCGCGGCATGCGCGACCCCATGGGGCAGCGAATGCAGGGCCTGCGCGACCTCCTGCAGCAACTGCGGCAGCAGCGCCGCGCCACCCTCGACCGCTTCAACCTCTCGTCCGTGTTCGAGGACATCCAGAGGCGCCTCCAGGACATCCTGGAGAAGGAGCGCAGGACGCTCGAACAGCGCCTCCAGGACCCTTCGGCAAGCTCGGGGCAAAGCCCGGACGCCAGTGAGAGAGAGCCGGGCGATGAGGGCGGACTCCAGGACGGGGAACCGTCCGAAGGCATGGAGGGTCAAGAAGGCCAGCAAGGTCAGCAGTCCGGCCGGCAGCAGGGCATGCGGCCGCGGGGCCAGCAGCAGTCGGGCCGGCCCCAGATGGGCCAGCGTGGCCAGCAAGGCGACCAGGGCGAGGGCCAGCAAGGCCAGCCCGGCGACGGGCTCTCGGAGGAGGAGCGCAAGCAATTCTCCGAGATGCTCAAGAACATGATCGAGAGGAAGAAGAACTTCCTCGACAACCTGCCCCAGGACCTCGGCGGCCAGATGAAGGACCTCCAGAACTACGAGTTCATGGACCCCGAGGCCCAGGCCGAGTTTCAGCAGCTCATGGAGATGCTGAAGCAGGCAATGATGCAGACGTTCTTCCAGGACCTGCAGTCCCAGATCGCGAACATGTCCCCGGAGGACATGGAGCGCCTCAAGAACATGGTCCGCGACCTGAACCAGATGCTGTCCGAGAAGATGGCCGGCGGGGAGCCGAACTTCAACCAGTTCATGCAGCAGTACGGCGACCTCTTCGGGGACAACCCCCCGCAGAGCCTCGAAGAGCTCATCGAGCAGATGCAGCGCCAGGTGGCGCAAATGCAGAACCTGCTCGATTCCATGCCTGCGGACATGCGCCAGCAGCTCCAGGACCTGCTGATGGACAAGATCGGCGACCCCGAGCTACGGGATGAGCTCGCCGAACTGGCCGCGAACCTCGAGTTCCTCTACCCGCAGCGAGACCTTCGCAACCAGTACCCCTTCCGCGGCGACGAGGAGTTGAACCTGCAGCAGGCCATGGAGCTCATGGGCCGCATGCAGGATATGGACGAGATCGAGCGCCAGCTGGAGCGCACCCAGTACGGTGGCGACATCGATGACATCGACCCCGAGAAGCTGCGTGAGCTCCTCGGCGACGAAGCCTACGAGACGCTACAACAGCTAAAGCAGTTCCTCGAGATACTCGAGGAGGCGGGTTATATCCGCAAGCGCGGCAATACCTGGGAGCTGACCCCGCGCGGCACCAGGAAGATCGGCCAGAAGGCCCTTGGCGAGATATACGCGCAACTTAAGAAGGAAAACCTCGGCAAGCACAAGATTGACTACGCTGGCCGGGGCGTCGACCGCTCGGATGACACGAAGGTCTACGAGTTCGGCGACCCGTTCCACCTTCACCTAGAGAAGACGATCATGAACGCGCTCAAGCGGGAGGGGGAGCCGCCGCCGATCCATCTCCAGAAGGACGACTTCGAGATCTGGAAGTCGGAGGCGCTGACCCAGACCGCCACGGTCATGATGGTCGACCTTTCGTGGTCGATGGCGCTGCGCGGCAGCTTCCAGGCAGCGAAGAAGGTCGCGATGGCGCTGCAAAACCTGATCAGCACCAGCTTCGCGCGCGACAAGCTGTACATAATCGGCTTCTCGGCCTACGCGCGCGAACTGAAGCCGGAACAGCTGCCCTACGTGCGCTGGGATGAGAGCGTCCTGGGTACGAACATGCACCACGCCCTCATGCTCGCCCAGAACCTGCTGGCGAAGCACAAGGTGGGCACACGCCAGATCATCATGATCTCGGACGGCGAGCCGACGGCGCACCTGGAGCGCGGCCGGTCGTACTTCGCCTACCCGCCGAGCCCGATCACCATCCGCGAGACTCTCAAGGAAGTAAAGCGCTGCACCCAGAAGAAGATCACCATCAACACCTTCATGCTGGACCGCAACTACTACCTCAAAGAGTTCGTGAACCAGATGGCGAAGATGAACAAGGGCCGCGTCTTCTACACGACCCCGGACCACCTCGGCGAGTACATCCTCATCGACTACGTCCGCAACAAGCGCAAGTCACTGCGCGGCTAGCGTCCGAACGCAGCGCAAGCACGCGAAGGCCGGGCGAAGAGCCCGGCCTTTCGTTCCGGACAAGGCGGCGCAGGCGAGAGCGGCGTTTCGCGGAACGAGACATACCGGCGTTTCTACAGGCTGATGCCTGGGCCCCTGCCTCTCGGTCACTTCCGGCACCCGGAGTGGGCTCTCGCCCGCAGGTCGCCCTTCGCCAGGCATGGCAACCGAGCCCGGCGCTGAGGGGCCGCGGCGGTAGTGCGACCCCTAAGCGGCAGCTCAGGACGCCGCCGCCCGCACGCGACATCGACATGGGCGCACGACCGATGGCGATTTTCCTAAAAAGGCCGTATTTGCGAAGTGAATACTTCGTAAACTGCTTCCACCTACCGTTGAGCCGCCCGATAATTGGCATGCTGCGCTTTCTGGGAAGAAGGAGAAAGACGTGACCTACGTAATCACCGAGCCCTGCATCGGCACCAAAGACCGCTCTTGCGTCGACGTCTGCCCGGTCGACTGCATACATGATGACGGCGACGAGGACCAGTGCCTCTATATCGACCCGGACGAGTGCATTGACTGCGGCGCCTGCGAGCCCGCCTGCCCGGTGACCGCGATCTTCGCCGAGGACGACGTGCCCGAGGACCAGAAGGTGTGGATCGAGATCAACGCCCTCTGGTACAAGGACAAGGCGGCCGCGCGCGCCAAGGTTGCGGCCATCCATCCGGCATAGCCGTCCCAGCCCTGGCACTTCCGGCGGCGTCTGAAGGCAGGCGCCGCCGTTTGGCGTTCGCGTAGAATGCCGCACGGGAGGTACGCGGAATGCTTCAGACTCCCGTGTGCGACCTTCT from Dehalococcoidia bacterium includes these protein-coding regions:
- a CDS encoding cytochrome P450 yields the protein MAPSVLSKAVQSVAVRVLLARELLQDGAAFNPFEKRYLTDPYPLYRKLREKDPIHRSRLFPGVILTRFEDVSAILKDQRFSADDRKLQGFWEQRRKALAAGAMTQEEYERPPSMLRLDPPDHTRLRSLVSRAFTPRAVEALRPRVEQIVDELLDMAAERGEIEVIRDLAYPLPVIVIAEMLGIPAGDREQFKEWSDAIANTLGFNEDYSAQRRATFAARELRQYLSGVVEERRREPREDLISALVAAEQEGDKLSAEEVFATTELLLIAGNETTTNLIGNGLFHLLRNPEQLEILRRDPDL
- a CDS encoding cytosine permease; the protein is MATEAAGIEIIETEEWGIRPVPESHRRLRGIDFAILWGDLAVSLLIIAAGSLLVPSLSTRDALLVIVIGNVVGAALLATAGVIGSKTGVPTMVSLRAVLGIRGSYLGSGLNILQLVGWAALEIIIMANLASGLSDHFLGFRGYYFWLAAFALLGTAMALGGPVTVVRQWMQKFGVWVVLAASVWLTLRLFDAYDFDAIWDRGGEGGLQNFFHGLDLVISLPVSWLPLVGDYSRFARRAAPAAVGTYVGYGLANIWFFALGALYVSALNTDYVGFFNGDAFVDMLVPLTLGWLALIALLAGESDEVFANIYSTAVSLRNVLPWAGHAALTIAVGGVAFALGVILDALAYEPFLLLIGGVFVPLFGIFLADFFVLRSQRYDVEQLYGSGGPYWYSGGFNVTAVAVWLAGFILYTLAAQPSWLTTHDEFDFVSWAPDTIPFIDDIGGTAPAFVFSFLAYLLVSRLLVRAPSAAQSTAGA
- a CDS encoding SH3 domain-containing protein encodes the protein MPQMQHTPRGHSGSGPGESYDGAPEGERRGFSPFNFLFGFGVGTFVGVGLALLAFAMVDEEPPPRATVRQPDAPVLATSTAAPAVESRPRAKTALDVRLGPGNGFAVVGVLAKGDSVEVTGRDDAGEWLAIRFPPGSSGRGWIPVTSVDEPPDVTRLAVLLPTPLPRTISTFPPGAFNDGERQGTGASIVPTRTPDPNATPELRPGPADLVVTAVRLLPDRRISVTVANRGPNDLVGFTIFVVVRDLGARSEQLSLAIPFLRVGATATLQTTSLHVTGEEVYQAIVDPFGSAPDVDRTNNSFQVTLVAPTPTPTVTPTPNPLD
- a CDS encoding magnesium chelatase, with amino-acid sequence MAGKPKTLGELKASGYRVLSVKEEMRKNLIAKMRAGVELFPGIVGFEESVIPQLQNAILSGQDIILLGERGQAKSRLTRALVALLDEETPIVEGSEINDNPFEPVSKYARDIVNEKGDDTPIEWIGRDRRYGEKLATPDITIADLIGEVDPIKVAEGRYLADELTIHYGLIPRTNRGIFCINELPDLAERIQVGLFNIMEERDVQIRGYQIRLPLDVFIVSTANPEDYTNRGRIITPLKDRYGAQIRTHYPRQVEHEIGIMEQERMRFDDEEYRVFVPQYMKEIVAEISRLARRSPDVNQRSGVSVRASIANYESLLANAMRRAIHTSENEVVPRVSDLPFVIPAIQGKVEFETVEEGKEEQIIEKLIQGAIIAVFNRFFSVSEFDDVITRFKSGISVEVGDMMPSDNYTRILKQVEGLEKQMAKVEAKTPPQVASAIEFILEGLHLNKRLNKDKVGARVQYRG
- a CDS encoding VWA domain-containing protein, encoding MVIRYRYSEWDGTQEIPPLDPDDILNALTDDLMNFGDLQHALRNLLQRGMRDPMGQRMQGLRDLLQQLRQQRRATLDRFNLSSVFEDIQRRLQDILEKERRTLEQRLQDPSASSGQSPDASEREPGDEGGLQDGEPSEGMEGQEGQQGQQSGRQQGMRPRGQQQSGRPQMGQRGQQGDQGEGQQGQPGDGLSEEERKQFSEMLKNMIERKKNFLDNLPQDLGGQMKDLQNYEFMDPEAQAEFQQLMEMLKQAMMQTFFQDLQSQIANMSPEDMERLKNMVRDLNQMLSEKMAGGEPNFNQFMQQYGDLFGDNPPQSLEELIEQMQRQVAQMQNLLDSMPADMRQQLQDLLMDKIGDPELRDELAELAANLEFLYPQRDLRNQYPFRGDEELNLQQAMELMGRMQDMDEIERQLERTQYGGDIDDIDPEKLRELLGDEAYETLQQLKQFLEILEEAGYIRKRGNTWELTPRGTRKIGQKALGEIYAQLKKENLGKHKIDYAGRGVDRSDDTKVYEFGDPFHLHLEKTIMNALKREGEPPPIHLQKDDFEIWKSEALTQTATVMMVDLSWSMALRGSFQAAKKVAMALQNLISTSFARDKLYIIGFSAYARELKPEQLPYVRWDESVLGTNMHHALMLAQNLLAKHKVGTRQIIMISDGEPTAHLERGRSYFAYPPSPITIRETLKEVKRCTQKKITINTFMLDRNYYLKEFVNQMAKMNKGRVFYTTPDHLGEYILIDYVRNKRKSLRG
- a CDS encoding ferredoxin family protein; the encoded protein is MTYVITEPCIGTKDRSCVDVCPVDCIHDDGDEDQCLYIDPDECIDCGACEPACPVTAIFAEDDVPEDQKVWIEINALWYKDKAAARAKVAAIHPA